A window of the Deinococcus gobiensis I-0 genome harbors these coding sequences:
- the argC gene encoding N-acetyl-gamma-glutamyl-phosphate reductase, whose protein sequence is MTPSERLSVAIVGGSGYAGGEFLRLALGHPHLEVTQVTSERSAGLPVSMVHPNLRGRTNLKFRKAAELDAADIVVLALPHNSAAKRIAEFTEKGRIVVDLSADFRLKDPEVYRATYGEDHPAPDQLGDWVYGNPELHREDLRGATRIACAGCFATSVILALYPLLKLGVLLPKDIIATGLVGSSAAGASASEASHHPERAGSLRVYKPVGHRHTAEASQELPGNFPLHLTAISTPRVRGILTTAQAWLPDGYSERDIWSAYREVYAAEPFVRIVKAARGIHRYPDPMLLDGTNYCDIGFELDTETGRVVLMSAIDNLVKGTAGHAIQSLNIACGWEETAGLDFAGLHPA, encoded by the coding sequence ATGACTCCTTCCGAACGTCTCAGCGTCGCCATCGTGGGCGGCAGCGGCTATGCGGGCGGCGAGTTCCTGCGCCTCGCCCTGGGCCATCCCCACCTCGAAGTCACCCAGGTCACGAGCGAGCGCTCGGCCGGGCTGCCCGTCTCGATGGTGCACCCCAACCTGCGCGGGCGAACCAACCTCAAGTTCCGCAAGGCCGCCGAGCTGGACGCCGCCGACATCGTCGTGCTGGCGCTGCCCCACAACTCGGCCGCCAAGCGCATCGCGGAATTCACCGAAAAGGGCCGCATCGTCGTGGACCTCAGCGCCGACTTCCGCCTCAAGGACCCGGAGGTCTACCGCGCGACCTACGGCGAGGACCACCCCGCGCCCGACCAGCTGGGCGACTGGGTGTACGGCAACCCCGAGCTGCACCGCGAGGACCTGCGCGGCGCGACCCGTATCGCCTGCGCGGGCTGCTTCGCCACCAGTGTGATCCTGGCGCTGTACCCGCTCCTCAAGCTGGGCGTGCTGCTGCCCAAGGACATCATCGCCACCGGGCTGGTCGGCAGCAGCGCGGCCGGGGCCAGTGCGAGCGAGGCCTCGCACCATCCCGAGCGCGCGGGTAGCCTGCGCGTCTACAAGCCGGTGGGCCACCGCCACACCGCCGAGGCCAGCCAGGAACTGCCGGGCAACTTCCCCCTGCACCTGACGGCCATCAGCACGCCCCGCGTGCGCGGCATCCTGACCACGGCCCAGGCCTGGCTGCCCGACGGCTACAGCGAGCGCGACATCTGGAGCGCTTACCGCGAGGTCTACGCCGCCGAACCCTTCGTGCGCATCGTGAAGGCGGCGCGCGGCATCCACCGCTACCCCGACCCCATGCTGCTCGACGGCACGAACTACTGCGACATCGGCTTCGAACTCGATACCGAGACCGGCCGCGTCGTCCTGATGAGCGCCATCGACAACCTGGTCAAGGGCACGGCCGGGCACGCCATCCAGTCGCTGAACATCGCCTGCGGCTGGGAGGAAACGGCGGGCCTGGACTTCGCGGGCCTGCACCCGGCGTAA
- a CDS encoding outer membrane lipoprotein carrier protein LolA: protein MRAGAILRGVKTLLPLTLILSLAGVAGAQSAQDILTRVDNAQKTAKDVSFRISGTAALESAAQKVDFTVRAIPAQNLARLQFAAPDALADNIVVADKNEVRQYLFLTNQVTVTPLSKASQGAGLGGLDFTQFSNTASLLKGYDVKLLGTSGAAGSRVYQLEATPRSGSTDRTRVWITEAGWRPTRVQLVSTAGKTVADLTISAYKTNSGLSAATLRNLPKDAQVIRQ from the coding sequence ATGAGAGCCGGCGCGATACTGCGCGGCGTGAAGACGCTGCTTCCCCTGACCCTGATCCTCTCGCTGGCCGGCGTCGCGGGTGCCCAGAGCGCCCAGGACATCCTGACCCGCGTGGACAATGCCCAGAAGACCGCCAAGGACGTTTCCTTCCGCATCAGCGGCACCGCCGCCCTCGAATCGGCCGCCCAGAAGGTGGATTTCACCGTACGCGCCATCCCGGCCCAGAACCTCGCCCGGCTCCAGTTCGCCGCTCCCGACGCGCTGGCCGACAACATCGTCGTGGCCGACAAGAACGAGGTGCGCCAGTACCTTTTCCTGACCAATCAGGTCACGGTGACCCCCCTGAGCAAAGCCTCGCAGGGCGCGGGCCTGGGTGGGCTGGACTTCACGCAGTTCAGCAACACGGCCTCGCTCCTCAAGGGCTACGACGTCAAGCTGCTGGGCACGAGCGGCGCGGCCGGCAGCCGGGTCTACCAGCTCGAAGCCACCCCCCGCAGCGGCAGTACCGACCGCACCCGCGTGTGGATCACCGAGGCCGGCTGGCGCCCCACCCGCGTGCAGCTCGTGAGCACGGCCGGCAAGACGGTCGCCGACCTGACCATCAGCGCCTACAAGACCAATTCGGGCCTGAGCGCCGCGACCCTGCGCAACCTGCCCAAGGACGCCCAGGTCATCCGGCAGTAG
- a CDS encoding LEA type 2 family protein encodes MRPLPLLLAPALLLVGCAPGRGPVQVPTVQVEGIRLSSLSLPSGAAPAYAGVTLTLRVGNPNPVPVRLANIAGTLVVDGQGVGDVNLPDVNLPAGGEARQSAELRLPVTLNTAATFLRVARGQEVSYRLDGAFTADLGVLGRPTFGPFTLSQGVWKQAAILPF; translated from the coding sequence ATGCGCCCCCTGCCCCTGCTGCTGGCCCCCGCCCTGCTTCTCGTCGGCTGCGCGCCGGGCCGGGGGCCGGTGCAGGTGCCCACCGTGCAGGTCGAGGGCATCCGCCTGAGCAGCCTGTCGCTGCCGAGCGGCGCGGCCCCGGCCTACGCGGGGGTCACGCTGACGCTGCGGGTAGGCAACCCCAACCCGGTGCCGGTGCGCCTGGCGAACATCGCCGGAACGCTGGTCGTGGACGGGCAGGGCGTAGGCGACGTGAACCTGCCCGACGTGAACCTGCCGGCCGGCGGCGAGGCGCGCCAGAGTGCCGAACTGCGCCTGCCGGTCACGCTGAACACCGCCGCCACCTTCCTGCGGGTGGCGCGCGGCCAGGAGGTGAGCTACCGCCTCGACGGGGCCTTCACCGCCGACCTGGGGGTGCTGGGTCGGCCCACCTTCGGGCCGTTCACCCTGAGCCAGGGGGTCTGGAAGCAGGCGGCCATCCTGCCCTTCTGA